In Bremerella alba, one DNA window encodes the following:
- a CDS encoding BatD family protein, which translates to MNRFTLPAIIALTTLVCFADAATVNAGNVDIGLSSREAYVGMPVTMRLTVADATNYETPAIPEIPNCDVRMVGSPSQSSQVTIINGRRSETRSVTFQYAITPRTPGTFNIPPLSIDVDGKQVKTQALRFVASKSVTGDLMFVEIAGGKEKVFVGQPLDLSLKIWLKPYYDSERDLTLSESDMWNMISEQTSWGDFADRLEELRENHQRPGGEEVLRKDAEGSLRSYYLYEIKATVYPRQSGKIDAKDVQIIVNYPTELGSSRSPLDGFFGDSPFGGRSPFSRMMNDDFFQSSFGNRLAVTASRPIVGEVNVDATQVLPVPIAGRPADYRGAVGTYRIATRATPTTVNAGDPITLDIGIAGSGPMELVQAPPLSELPALTQDFKVTDRSLAGFVQDDSKVFSTTIRPKEAGITQIPAIPFSFFDPETETFQTVTSEPITITVNQSETLALDAIVGNSEKPQHADHESSAIWGSTGPDFSNNNSPIILRSQRAHLPFAWWWTLIVVPPCAWLAIVVVRNHQRIRRWIPTFQSARKRCVSSIERAASLADIAEAITHYIGDMTRTPCTTPTASLGQLRIRGMYDLANRLDSFYQDMEKRPMLESTSSDRSSCESKACLLVEQLDDSFKAARKPHILRSGKPMVQPASPVLRRSWAFLIAVVFAASANVVFASETDPSEIELSISQQEIILKEAGENYTQASESATIDAADAKQKFESAAQKYQLLVDAGVQNSQLFLNLGNAYMQTGELGKAIVYYERGQQLAPYNQQLFANLEFAKHQRAAPPHMHAAGWFDGVVQQLQGANNTFVQTLGIANVIALMVISSLAFWGLLIANTIGLRFPIWRSSLVPLLLLLVSMGSYQLFTYNTVNSHMAVAVVDQMRLYVGDGEEFAQVATLDKAQGHFVNVLAKRGGWIKIHTAQNQVGWVPTTNIIPIRS; encoded by the coding sequence ATGAACCGATTTACCCTACCTGCGATCATCGCGCTGACAACCCTTGTTTGCTTTGCCGATGCCGCGACAGTCAACGCCGGGAATGTTGACATTGGACTTTCTAGCCGCGAAGCCTATGTCGGCATGCCAGTTACCATGCGGCTTACGGTGGCCGATGCCACGAATTATGAAACACCAGCGATTCCGGAGATACCTAACTGTGATGTCAGGATGGTGGGAAGCCCATCGCAGAGTTCACAAGTCACCATCATCAATGGTCGCCGTAGCGAGACCCGCAGTGTGACCTTTCAATACGCCATTACGCCACGAACGCCAGGCACCTTCAATATTCCACCATTGTCGATCGACGTCGACGGGAAGCAAGTCAAGACGCAAGCACTACGGTTCGTCGCCAGCAAGAGCGTGACGGGTGATTTGATGTTCGTCGAAATTGCTGGTGGCAAGGAAAAAGTCTTTGTTGGCCAACCTCTCGATTTGTCCCTCAAGATATGGCTCAAGCCCTACTACGATTCCGAGCGCGACCTAACGCTTTCCGAAAGCGATATGTGGAATATGATCTCCGAGCAAACATCGTGGGGAGACTTTGCTGATCGTTTGGAAGAGCTTCGCGAGAACCATCAAAGACCTGGCGGCGAAGAGGTTTTACGGAAAGACGCCGAGGGCAGTCTACGCAGCTACTACTTATACGAGATCAAGGCGACCGTTTATCCCAGGCAGTCCGGGAAGATCGATGCGAAAGACGTTCAGATCATTGTTAATTATCCCACCGAGTTGGGATCCTCTCGCTCTCCGCTTGACGGTTTCTTCGGCGATAGCCCCTTCGGAGGCAGGTCTCCGTTTTCACGGATGATGAACGACGACTTCTTTCAATCTTCCTTTGGCAACCGACTCGCCGTCACCGCATCGCGGCCGATCGTGGGGGAAGTGAATGTCGATGCGACGCAAGTTTTGCCCGTCCCTATCGCCGGTCGGCCTGCCGACTACCGGGGTGCTGTGGGAACCTACCGCATTGCAACTCGCGCAACACCCACGACGGTCAATGCAGGGGACCCTATCACCCTGGATATCGGCATTGCTGGTAGTGGCCCCATGGAATTAGTCCAGGCTCCTCCTTTGTCCGAATTGCCTGCCTTAACGCAAGACTTCAAGGTGACGGATCGGTCCCTGGCAGGCTTCGTGCAGGATGACTCGAAGGTGTTCTCGACGACGATTCGGCCGAAAGAAGCTGGGATCACCCAGATCCCCGCCATTCCGTTCAGCTTCTTTGACCCTGAAACCGAAACGTTCCAAACAGTGACAAGTGAACCTATCACGATCACCGTGAACCAATCGGAAACGCTTGCCCTCGACGCCATTGTCGGCAACTCAGAAAAGCCGCAGCACGCCGATCACGAATCCTCAGCGATCTGGGGCTCGACTGGACCAGACTTTTCCAACAATAACTCGCCTATTATTTTGCGTTCTCAACGTGCCCACCTACCATTCGCGTGGTGGTGGACGTTGATTGTAGTTCCTCCCTGTGCGTGGCTAGCGATCGTGGTCGTTCGGAATCATCAACGGATTCGTCGTTGGATTCCCACCTTTCAATCGGCGCGGAAGCGATGCGTTTCCTCGATTGAGCGTGCCGCCAGCCTTGCCGACATTGCCGAAGCGATCACGCACTACATCGGCGATATGACTCGAACGCCTTGCACAACGCCGACGGCCTCGTTAGGACAACTTCGAATTCGTGGCATGTACGATTTGGCAAATCGCCTTGATTCCTTTTATCAGGACATGGAAAAGAGACCAATGTTGGAAAGCACTTCAAGCGATCGCTCCTCATGTGAAAGCAAGGCATGCCTGCTTGTTGAACAACTCGACGACTCATTTAAGGCGGCGAGGAAGCCCCATATCCTTCGCTCTGGAAAACCGATGGTACAGCCAGCCTCCCCAGTGCTACGTCGCAGTTGGGCGTTCCTTATTGCAGTTGTGTTCGCAGCGTCTGCCAACGTTGTCTTTGCATCCGAGACAGATCCATCTGAGATTGAATTGTCGATATCGCAACAAGAAATCATCCTGAAAGAGGCTGGCGAAAACTACACCCAGGCGAGTGAGTCAGCCACAATCGACGCAGCCGACGCCAAGCAAAAGTTCGAATCCGCTGCCCAGAAGTACCAACTTTTGGTCGATGCAGGCGTTCAAAACAGTCAATTGTTTCTCAACCTCGGCAACGCCTACATGCAGACGGGAGAGCTTGGCAAAGCGATCGTCTACTACGAGCGGGGCCAGCAACTGGCTCCCTACAATCAGCAACTATTCGCCAATCTCGAGTTTGCCAAACATCAAAGGGCTGCTCCCCCACACATGCATGCGGCAGGTTGGTTTGACGGGGTGGTTCAGCAACTTCAGGGTGCAAACAACACGTTCGTCCAGACACTCGGCATTGCGAACGTGATCGCCCTGATGGTCATTTCTTCCCTGGCATTTTGGGGACTGCTCATCGCAAACACGATTGGCCTAAGGTTTCCTATCTGGCGAAGTTCGTTGGTGCCACTGTTGCTTCTCTTAGTCTCAATGGGGTCCTACCAGCTATTTACGTACAACACCGTAAACAGCCACATGGCCGTCGCCGTTGTCGATCAAATGCGGCTATATGTTGGCGATGGAGAAGAATTTGCTCAAGTTGCCACGCTCGACAAAGCTCAGGGACATTTCGTTAATGTCTTAGCTAAGCGAGGGGGTTGGATCAAAATCCACACAGCTCAGAATCAAGTAGGTTGGGTTCCCACCACTAACATTATTCCGATTCGGAGCTAA